TCGCCATTCTCGAGGCTTTCGCAGATTTGCTCGACCGTTTCGTGCTGAAAATGCTTGGCGATGCGCGGAAGATTCTCCTCGATCCGCGCCTCGGGCGGCGTCGAGGAAGCATTGCCAAGCGCGCCCTGCATGCGCGCGGGTGCGGCGATGAGGCGCTCCTTCAATTCCTCGAGGTCGCTGCTCTGCACATAATGAGTGGCAAGGCCGAGATAGTGGCATTCGGCGCCGTCGAGGCGGGCGCCGGTCAGCGCCATGAATTCGCCGACATGGCCGGGCAGGCGGGAGAGATAGCGCCCGCCGCCGACGTCGGGGAAGAGGCCGATGCCGGTCTCGGGCATGGCGAGGCGGGTGTTTTCGGTGGCGACGCGATAGGTGCAGGGCAGGCTGATGCCGACACCGCCGCCCATGGTGATTCCGTCCATGATCGCGACCACTGGCTTTGCGTAGGTGAAGAGCAGGTGGTTGAGCCGATATTCGGCGTGGAAGAAGGCGGCGGCTTCCTTGCCGTCCGACTTGCCCGAATTGTAGAGCGCGACGACATCGCCGCCCGCGCAGAAGCCGCGTCCCTCGCAATGGTCGACCATGACGGCGTCCACGTCGGGATCCTCGGCCCAGCCGAGCAGCGCCTCGCTCATCTTGTCGCACATGGCGTGGGTGAGCGCGTGGATCGCTTTGGGACGGTTGAGGCGAAGACGGCCAAGGCGGCCCTCGCGAAGGATGATGACGTCGTCGGTCATGCGGCTCTCTTATGTTCGATGAGATCCCAGCGATTGCCGAAGGGATCCTTGAAGACGGCGACCGTCCCGTAGCCTTCGCGCCGGGGCGGTTCGAGGAATTGGACGCCCGCAGCAGTCATACGGGCATGGTCGGTGTCGAAGTCGGTGCTTTCGAGGAACCAGCCGACGCGGTCTGCGGCCTGTCGACCGATCGCGTCGCGCTGATCGTCCGTGGACGGCTGTGCAAGAAGCAGGCGAGCGCCGGCGCGGCCGCCGACGACAAGCCAGCGCTTGCCATTGCAGAGCGGCGTATCCTCGATCACGTCGAAGTCCAGCGCCTGCGTGAAGAAGGCGACGGCCTCATCATAGTCGGGGACGATCATGGTGGTCATCGCCAGCGCGGTCATTGGCGCAGCATGTCGCGGCTGATGATCATGCGCATGATCTGGTTGGTGCCTTCGAGGATCGAATGGACGCGAAGGTCGCGCCAGAAGCGCTCGATCGGATAGTCCTGGAGGTAGCCGTATCCGCCGTGGAGCTGGAGCGCGCGATCGACGACGGCCGAGCCGGTGTCGGTGGCAAGGCGCTTTGCCATGGCGGCGAAGCGGGTTTTGTCGGGGGCGTTCTCGGTCACCTTGACGGCGGCGGCGTAGAGGAGCTGGCGCGCGGCCTGCAGTTCGGTCTCCATGTCGGCGAGCATGAACTGGGTGTTCTGGAAATCGGCGATGGCACGGCCGAACTGCGAACGCTCCTTGGTGTAGTTGACGGCCTCGTCGAGGCAGCGCTGCGCGCCGCCAAGCGAGCAGGCACCGATATTGAGGCGGCCGCCGTCC
The nucleotide sequence above comes from Sphingomicrobium arenosum. Encoded proteins:
- a CDS encoding enoyl-CoA hydratase/isomerase family protein, which encodes MTDDVIILREGRLGRLRLNRPKAIHALTHAMCDKMSEALLGWAEDPDVDAVMVDHCEGRGFCAGGDVVALYNSGKSDGKEAAAFFHAEYRLNHLLFTYAKPVVAIMDGITMGGGVGISLPCTYRVATENTRLAMPETGIGLFPDVGGGRYLSRLPGHVGEFMALTGARLDGAECHYLGLATHYVQSSDLEELKERLIAAPARMQGALGNASSTPPEARIEENLPRIAKHFQHETVEQICESLENGESDWSDTERDTIGTKSPLSLKVSLRLVREGAQREDFAEEMKAEYALASKVVRTHDFIEGVRALLVDKDNEPKFDPATPQGVSEAIVDELFAPLPENEAWTPFPQAS
- a CDS encoding VOC family protein, translated to MTTMIVPDYDEAVAFFTQALDFDVIEDTPLCNGKRWLVVGGRAGARLLLAQPSTDDQRDAIGRQAADRVGWFLESTDFDTDHARMTAAGVQFLEPPRREGYGTVAVFKDPFGNRWDLIEHKRAA